In Corylus avellana chromosome ca8, CavTom2PMs-1.0, the genomic stretch TTCCTTCCTTATCCTCCTTTCAACTTTTTTACCGTCCCATTGTTATAAGTTTCCAGGTGTAATCCACTTTGCATGTACTAGTTGTGTTGGCAAGCCATCCTCCCACCTGCCACAAGCTCCTTCCATAGAAGGTTACGTACTTATCAAAGCAGGGCATTGATGAGAAAAGTCCTCATCATAAACGCCTATGATAGCATCTAAACTCTGATGACACAAATCCCATCATTTTTGATTTCCCGATTACATATTTATTCCTAGATCTTTCATATTTAGAATCTAACTATTTGTTTAGGCAATTAAattctatattaaaaaaaaaaatcatatttattgAGCGAATTGCTAAGACTCATTAAGCCTCTTAACATTTGGTATCCGTCAATTTGGTTGGATAACTAAAGGTCGATTTAGGATGGtgtttaaagagcttaaaaatacgtttaatacttaaaaggttggtttaaagaaaaaaatagtatttagtaaaaaagattaaaagcgTTTGTGAAGGTTCAAACaacttaaaaattgttaaaacgtatttttaacaaaaactttatttaaaaaatattttttttaacttaaaaattctatttttcgaACTCAATTTCAAACAGACTCTAAGTATACCCGAATTACATATTTATCCGTTTAAAACTTGTTTAATTGGATAGTTAAATCCTATATTAAGTCTCTTATGTTTGGAATTCatgataatttatataaaaataaaaactttttcgTATTTACCGTCAAAATCTTCGAAATTACTCAATCAAACCAGAACCCCACGTTTTTGGGGTCCCTGGAGTGTCTGGTTCTGGAGGCCTTAATGACATGGAGATTCTGGTTATAACTCATTTGGTTAAATGTTTGACCAGTTAATCAATGACTTTCGTCGAATCCACGTGGCACCAACACAGTAGTTTACGTGAAACTTTTTGTCGTTTCCAAACGGGACacaacaagtatatatatatatatattgtaagataaataaatgcattttatgagttataaaaaataggaaatCTTGAATCTTCAGCCTTTCCCGATGACTAAACTGACAATTTCTCCAATCTCTGAATCATCTCCATAACGTCTGACCCTTTCACGTCTGAATTGAGTGAATTTCTCGTTCACCAACAcatctctcgctctctctctctctttctttgatgaaaatCTCTGACCCGAGAGTTCTGTGACTCCCTGTCACACAATCTGCATGTGTACGTCGTCGTTTGCGCGCCACCCTTGTATCTCTCTCTCATAAATGCTACTTATTGGTTATGAAGCCTTTTGTGATTTCACTCTCTctattataatttgttttttcctttttttagtTCCTATTAATTACGTTGATAGGAATCAAATTATATCCATAAAAAACTCCATTAAATGATTATAATTACATGTCATTAatatattttgtcattttacccactctatatatatataaaccaccCATGCACGGATTTCTTTCATAATGGTTTCCCTTTCGGTTAAACCAGCAACAGAGATGGCAAATGTTATGccaaataaagagagagaaaaggtcATGCTTCTTTTCTGATATAACAAGAACATGATTATGAGCCCCCTCTAGCTAGCTTTAAACCTACCCGGCTACCCCATCTCGTTTCACTTCTCGTCTGTCATTAATGTATTGCCCGTGTAATATGTGAAGGGAACGGTGCGTTTTGGTTGTCTTTATGTTGTTGATTTCTGGCGATGGTTAAGATGGCTGTCCAGGCACCGTTTTACCCAGAAAATATGGATTTTCCCATGTGTGGACTACAGGATCCTGCTTTTGGGTTTGTTGATGATCTTCGGTTTAGCCTTCAATATCCCCAACAAACTCTCTTTCATCTTCAGCGGAGCGCTCAAAAGTTGGGTGTTGATTACAACGAAGGCGTTTCTTCTGCTTCCAGTTGCAATAGCCTCCCTCCAATGCCCGTTTTTCAATCTTTGGATGCTCTGTTTGCGTTGCAGAGCCAGGAGATAGACCGCATTCTTCAAATACAGGTAATAATATATCATAATCTCATATGGGTTTTcttcaaatcaattttatatttatttatggtttttcttcctctgtttttgaacttttttctgCCTCTgcctctgtctctgtctctctctgtttctcatCAGAATGAAAGGTTGAGACTAGTTTTGCAAGAGCAAAGGAAGCAAGACATCGCAGTCCTCTTGAGTGATTTTGAATCGAAAACGTCGAATTTAATTAGGCGAAAAGAAGAAGACTTGGCACAAGCAACAATGAGAACAATGGAGCTGCAAGAATGCTTAAGAAAAGCAGAGATGGAAAGGGAAACATGGCAGAGATTAGCTAAAGCAAATGAAGCGATGGTCACGGATCTAAATAACACGCTTGAACAGGTCAGAGAGCGAGTTGTTTCGGTCAGCCATACAGCCGAAGATACAGCATCGTTTTGTGGCTCGTGTGAGAGAGACGATAGAGGACAAGAAGAAGCGGTGAAAAGAAGTAGCAGAAAGATGACTTGTAAAAGCTGTTACTCTCGGAGCCCGTGTGTTCTTTTTCTCCCTTGCAGACATGTCTGTTCGTGCAAGTATTGTGAAGCTTTTCTTGGTTCCTGTCCTGTATGTAGCGCTGTAAAGGAAGGTAGCATAGAGGTTTTCTTCGTCTGACCAGGAAGGAAAAAGCAAAcaaggagaagaaggaaaagttTTTGAGAAGTATACATCTGTTGATACCTGTACTATCATtatggtgtttttttttgtttccttttgctttttctGGGGTCTATggaattcgattttttttttttaactgcgAATGCAACGGTCGtggaaatgatgatgatggtgtGGTATAGTAAAgaaccttttcctttttcttcttctgggtttatttattttttcctgatTTAGATTAAGAGATTGATGGGTTCTTTTTGTTTCGTAAGAAATGTGTCAGCTCTCTCTACTTAGCGGTAGCAGTGTACTATTTTTAACTGACAAAAAAAAGATCTGAAAGCATAGTTTGACAGCTTTCAAGACTGCCTGTGTCACCGCCACTTTGGTCTTACTGCTCCCAACAATCCATCAATTATGAGCGGGCCGTGTGAAAGAGGAATTATATttgattctatatatatattttctttcactatctctaatatagatatatatatatatatatataaactactTTTCTAAGTATTTTGTCTCCTTGGGGCGGGCCATCCCATAAAACAAGTGGGTCCCCACCTTGAGTTTGGTTCTTTATCATGGATCCACCAACAATTCATGCTTGATGTAGCAGAGAACCGTTTCCAATGGGGGGATTGTAATGGTTGTTTTGTCGAGATCTTCCTGCACCAAAAAGTGGGGTTTTGATCGGTTAAAGTTAGACCACACCAACTAATGGTGTCCTTCTCTCCCTTCCTTTATCGTTCGCCGGGTCTCGTCTGAGCCCGGCATTGTACGCGTGGGCTTATACGTGGACGGCCCATATGCTCTGCCCGCCTAGTGCAATGATCTTCCCCTGCGACATGTGGATCCCACTTAACCCAGAAACTGTTCCTTGGGAATCATCGGTTGTCCACATTTGGTTTGTATGGTTGCATCAACTGTGTGatattttgttaataaaaaaagacatgtttttgtttttgattttgttttcaaagtTTTAACATTTATGCTGAGTGATTATATTCTCTTTAACCAATTAATATACACATACAAGTCTTAATGCCAAGATTGATAAGAATTTGGACAATGGATGGAGTACATGAAtctcatgtatttttaatagcatggaaaaagtgtttttttttttaaaaaaaattattaaaaaaacatgtaaaaagcacgtgttatttaaaattcaagtaAATCTCATATAAGTGGATACATGAGATTTTTATAGACCAAATTAGAAGACTTTTCTTCAActtagtttggagaaaatattcatagaaattaaaaaagaacaataGGGAAAAGGGAACAAGACAACGAATTATAAGAGTCCATTATGATATAATTTTGTGACATCAATGAAAACCGCAGCTTATTTTGGACCCATTAATCTCCCCATGCTTCCTCAATTGATTTTCATTAGTGCACTTTATTTCTGGTATTGATCTAATTAACAGGGGGAAAAAATGCCATTTTAAAGGATTAGAGCATGAACTACCAAAAACAGAAATGTGTGGAATCACAGGAAAAAGATAGCAAGCAGAGGGACATTGACTGAAGTAAGACTTTGTACAAACTTGATTGGGCGTCTAATTTGCTAAGGTAGACATGAGGTCCTTGTGTTAGATAGTAAGAATAATCACATTGAGAACAGAAGTTTGAATGCCAAGAAGGGACGAAGGGCAAGGAGATTCTCA encodes the following:
- the LOC132190437 gene encoding BOI-related E3 ubiquitin-protein ligase 1-like, coding for MVKMAVQAPFYPENMDFPMCGLQDPAFGFVDDLRFSLQYPQQTLFHLQRSAQKLGVDYNEGVSSASSCNSLPPMPVFQSLDALFALQSQEIDRILQIQNERLRLVLQEQRKQDIAVLLSDFESKTSNLIRRKEEDLAQATMRTMELQECLRKAEMERETWQRLAKANEAMVTDLNNTLEQVRERVVSVSHTAEDTASFCGSCERDDRGQEEAVKRSSRKMTCKSCYSRSPCVLFLPCRHVCSCKYCEAFLGSCPVCSAVKEGSIEVFFV